A single Vigna radiata var. radiata cultivar VC1973A chromosome 8, Vradiata_ver6, whole genome shotgun sequence DNA region contains:
- the LOC111242277 gene encoding uncharacterized protein LOC111242277: protein MVDHSHSSGDEAPPTRSTRGPTRMKQLLMRKYSDERTPVNVNVITGVATGRYADDFRSYLGVVARDKINILIPSFDHVSKVDRNIIWNDILLTFDIPNVTTLRNKCLSTIAENFRNFKSKLTSRYIYGHLKHKTPCSVYKSIDEDTWRLFKESRMSEEWQVSIVDIIQFLINKYISYELIN, encoded by the exons atggttGATCATTCACATTCATCAGGAGATGAGGCTCCCCCTaccagatccactagaggacccactAGGATGAAACAACTATTGATGAGGAAATATAGTGATGAAAGAACTCCGGTGAATGTGAATGTCATCACAGGTGTGGCAACTGGCCGTTATGCagatgacttccgatcataccttggagtgGTGGCACGTGATAAGATTAACATTCTCATTCCATCTTTTGATCATGTGTCCAaggttgatcggaacattatatggaacgatatattg ctgacatttgacattccaaatgtcacaacacttagaaataagtgtttgtcaactATTGCTGAAAATTTCAGAAACTTTAAAAGCAAGTTGACATCAAGATACATCTATGGACACCTTAAACATAAGACTCCATGTAGTGtatataagtccattgatgaggaTACTTGGCGGCTTTTTAAAGAGAGTCGGATGTCAGAGGAATGgcaggttagtatagttgatattattcaattcctcattaacaaatatatatcatatgaactaattaattaa